Genomic window (Allostreptomyces psammosilenae):
GGCCATCACCCAGCGCCTGGACCGTCTGCAGGCCGCCGGCCTGGTCACCCGGACACCCAGCGCCTCCGACGGCCGCGTCGTGCACGTCGCCCTCACCGACGAGGGGCGCGCCCTCGTCGACCGGGTGCTGCCCGACCACGTCGCCACCGAGCGGCGACTGCTCGCCGCCCTGACCGGCGCCCAGCGCGACGACCTCGCCGACACGCTGCGGCACCTGCTGGAGTCGCTCGGCGACACCGCCGACTGACCCCCGGAGCCGCCCGCCCACCGGGCCGCTCCCGTCCACGCCCCCGCGCCCCACGCCCCACGCCCCGCGCCGGGCGCCGCCGGCGCCCGGCGCGGACACTGGACGGGAGAGGAGGCGGCAGGCATGACGGACACCCGGCCCCCGGGCGCCGACCGGGCGCCCGGCACCCGCGGGCGCCTGGCACCGCTGGTCGCCGTGGCACCGGCCGGCGCCCTGCCGGTCCTGTGCTTCCCGGAACCCTCCTGGTGGTGGCTGGCCCCGCTGGCCCTGGTGCCGTGGCTGCTGCTCCTGCGCGCCTCCGGCACGGCCCGGGCCGCGGCGCTGCGCGGGTGGATCGGCGGCACCGCGCTGATGCTCGCCACCCACCACTGGCTGCTGCCGAACCTGCACGTGTTCACCCCGGTCCTGGCGGCCCTGCTGGGGGCCCTGTGGGCGCCGTGGGGCTGGCTGGTGTGGCGACTGCTGCGCGGTGTCCCGACGGCCGGACGGGCCGCCGCCGCCGTGACGCTGATCCCGTGCGGCTGGCTGGCCGCCGAGTTCGTCCGCTCCTGGGAGTACCTGGGCGGGCCCTGGGGAGTGCTCGGCGCCAGCCAGTGGCAGCTGGCCCCCGCCCGCCAGCTGGCCTCCCTCGGCGGCGCGTGGCTGGTCAGCCTGCTCCTGGTCGCCGTCAACACCGCCCTGGCGCTGCTGTGCGCCGTGCCGGGCGCGCGCCGCGCCGGGGCGCTGGCGCTCGCCGCCACGGCCGCCGTCGTGGGCGCGGCGGCGGCCTGGGCGCCGGCGCCGCGCCAGGCCGGCACCGCCACCGTGGCCCTGGTGCAGCCCGGTGTGCTGCCCGGACCGCAGGCCAGGTTCGACCACGCCGAGCGACTCACCCGGGCCCTCGCCGACCGCCCCCCGCACGACCGCCCCGACCTGGTGGTGTGGGGGGAGAGCGGCGTCGGCTTCGACCTCGCCGAGCGCCCGGACCTCGCCGAGCGGCTGCGCGCCCTGTCCGCCGACGTCGACGCCCCCCTGCTGGTCAACGTGGACGCGCGCCGGGCCGACGCGGCGGAGCCCGGGGAGGGCGGGATCTTCAAGAGCGCCGTCCTGGTCGAACCCGCCGGCGTCACCGAGCAGCGCTACGACAAGACGCGGCTGGTGCCGTTCGGCGAGTACGTTCCGGCCCGCCCCCTGCTCGGCTGGGTGACCGGGGTGGGGGAGGCGGCCGACCAGGACCGGCGGCGCGGCGAGCGGCAGGTGCTCATCGAGGTGCCCCCGCTGCGGGTCGGCCCGGTGGTCAGCTTCGAGTCCACCTTCCCCGACCTCACCCGCCACCTGGCGCGGGACGGCGCCGACCTCCTCGTGGTCCAGGCCGCCACCTCCACGTTCCAGGACAGCTGGGCCCCCGAGCAACACGCCGCCGTGGCGGCGATGCGCGCCGCCGAGACCTGGCGCCCCGTCGCGCACGCGACCCTCACCGGCGTGAGCGCGGTCCACGACGCGCACGGCCGCCCGGTCGGCCCCGCCCTCGGCACCGACCAGCGCGCCGCGCACGTGTACCGGGTACCGCTCGCCACCGGGACCAGCCCATACACCCGCTTCGGGGACTGGGCACCCTGGCTGGCCCTCGGCGCGCTGGCCGCCGCCGCGGCCCGCACGGCCGCGCCGGCGTCCTCCGGCGCGTGGCGGTCCGGGAGGTAGCCGGGCGTTCGCCCGGTGGGCGGCCGCGGTGTCGCGGCTAGAACGCCCCGCGCGGGCGATCGGCTCGCTCGGAAGGGCGAGGCGACGCGCTGTCGGTGCCCGCCCCTACGGTCCGTTCCATGACGCAAGCCGTGCAGGCGTACGCCTACCTCCGTCCCTCCACCCTCAGCCGCGAATCCGACCGGAACGACCTCGCCCTGCAGACCTCGGGCGGCGCCACCCCGGCCGGGCTCCAGGCCCACCCGCGGTTCTTCACCGGCTTCCTCACCGCCCCGGAGGCCGCCGCGGCCGCCCTGCTGTCCGTCGCGGACGTCGCCGCCGCCCGCTACCACCAGCCCCAGCTGCGCGCCTCGCTCGACCCGGTGGTGACCGCCGGCGGCGACCGGCTGCGGTTCGAGTCGTTCTCCGGCTGCTGCGGCGTCTACGCCCGCCTCGACGTCCTCCACGACGGCCTCGACGGTGACGACATCGGCCACGGAACCACCAACGTGGACGTCAACAACCCGCTCCGGGAGGCCCTCACCCGCGTCGGCGGCGCCGACCCGCTGCACCTGCGGGTCGGCCCCGACGACCTCACCGTCACCACCATGGACGGCCCGGTCGTCGAGAAGAAGGTCCCGCTGCCCGACCGCTGGCTGCGCGGCTTCGCCGAGACCCAGGTCATCGCGGCCGGCTTCGACCTGCGCGCCGAACTCACCGCCGCCGAGGCCGTCCGCTTCCTGCGCGCCCTGCCCCGCGGCGGGCGGGTCGGCGCCCGCCGCGGCGCCCAGTGGGTGGTCCCGGCCGGCCGCACCCTGCGCCCGACCAGCCGGCCCGTCCCCGGCGCCGTGTGCCTGCCCGGGCCGGAACGGCTGACCGCCCTGGCGCGGGTGCTGCGGCACGCCGTGGCGCTGCGCGTCTACGGGCCGCCGGTCACCGCCGGCGCCGCG
Coding sequences:
- the lnt gene encoding apolipoprotein N-acyltransferase yields the protein MTDTRPPGADRAPGTRGRLAPLVAVAPAGALPVLCFPEPSWWWLAPLALVPWLLLLRASGTARAAALRGWIGGTALMLATHHWLLPNLHVFTPVLAALLGALWAPWGWLVWRLLRGVPTAGRAAAAVTLIPCGWLAAEFVRSWEYLGGPWGVLGASQWQLAPARQLASLGGAWLVSLLLVAVNTALALLCAVPGARRAGALALAATAAVVGAAAAWAPAPRQAGTATVALVQPGVLPGPQARFDHAERLTRALADRPPHDRPDLVVWGESGVGFDLAERPDLAERLRALSADVDAPLLVNVDARRADAAEPGEGGIFKSAVLVEPAGVTEQRYDKTRLVPFGEYVPARPLLGWVTGVGEAADQDRRRGERQVLIEVPPLRVGPVVSFESTFPDLTRHLARDGADLLVVQAATSTFQDSWAPEQHAAVAAMRAAETWRPVAHATLTGVSAVHDAHGRPVGPALGTDQRAAHVYRVPLATGTSPYTRFGDWAPWLALGALAAAAARTAAPASSGAWRSGR
- a CDS encoding SWIM zinc finger family protein — its product is MTQAVQAYAYLRPSTLSRESDRNDLALQTSGGATPAGLQAHPRFFTGFLTAPEAAAAALLSVADVAAARYHQPQLRASLDPVVTAGGDRLRFESFSGCCGVYARLDVLHDGLDGDDIGHGTTNVDVNNPLREALTRVGGADPLHLRVGPDDLTVTTMDGPVVEKKVPLPDRWLRGFAETQVIAAGFDLRAELTAAEAVRFLRALPRGGRVGARRGAQWVVPAGRTLRPTSRPVPGAVCLPGPERLTALARVLRHAVALRVYGPPVTAGAAPSASAWEIELPAMRLTLTLSPDASRGFSGEGAVLDALATDEAAEDAELVGVLLAWEPRIDVADLAEQAGLTPARVRAALTRLGTAGRVGYDTAEAAYFHRELPYEAERAERHNPRLRDARALVEAGAVRLEAGGLATVTVDDHHHRVRADAAGRLSCTCLWWARYRGGRGPCKHALAVRIQRRAATDGSAGPRAGGSRS